In the genome of Methylomagnum ishizawai, the window TTGAGGTGGCGTAGCCCGGATGGAACGCGGTGGAATCCGGGCTACGGGTATCGGCCTCAGCGCGAGGCCAGCTTGGAATAACGCTGCTTCACTGCCTGTGCCAGCTGATGCACGGCCATCGCGTAGTTGGTGCTGTGGTTGTAGCGGGTGATGACATAGAAATTATCGTAGCCCAACCAGTATTCGTCGCCGTCCACTGCCTTGAGCCGCAACAGCCGGGCCTTTTCCACCGGGTAATCCAAACTCGGGTAGATGCCGTAGCCTGCCAGGGTCGAGAGCGGATAAACCTTGTCGAAGCCGCATTCGAGTCCTTCCGCGCCCGGTCCCCCCACCGAGGCGGGGGCCGTGACCGGCTCCCCGGCCTTCCAGCCATGCCCCGCGAAATAGTTGGCGATGCTGCCGATGGCGTCCTCCGGGTCCCACAGGTCGCGCCGCCCGTCGCCATCGAAATCCACCGCGTAGCGCAGGAAACTGCTGGGCATGAATTGCCCCAAGCCCATCGCCCCGGCATAGGAACCCACGGGCCGCGACGGGTCCATGCCTTCCTGCCGCGTCATCACCAGGAAGTTTTCCAGTTCCTCCGCGAAATAATCGCCGCGCCGGGGATAATCGAAAGCCAGCGTGGTCAGGGCGTCGATGATCCGGTGGTTGCCGATGTTGCCGCCATAAATCGTCTCCACCCCCATGATGCCCATGATGTGTTCCGGGCTGACCCCGTATTGGGCGCTGGCCCTCCGTAATGCCCCCGCGTGTTGGGCCCAGAACGCCGCCCCGGTGGAAATATGTTTTTCGTCGAGGAATTGGCCGCGGTAGCGGGTCCAGCTACCGGGCTTGGGTTTGGCGCCGGGTTTGGGTTCGCGGCTGAGATAATCCAGGGTCCATTGCTTGCGCCGGGCTTGGGAAAACAGGCCGTAGAGATATTCCCGGCCATACCCGTGATGCGCCACCATGCGCTCGATGAAGTTTTCGAGGGCGGGATACCCGGCATAATCCCCGGTGAGATAACGGGCGTGATAAGCCCCTACCGGCGTGGGATATTCGCTTTCGGTTTGCGGTTCGGCGGGGGCCGGGTCCGGGGCGCGGGAATAAGGGTCCGGGGCGCGGTGGACCGGGGCGGGCGGGTTGCTGGCGCAACCGCCGAGGCAGAGCAATCCCGAGATCAAGGTGAGGGCGTGGACGAAGGATGGGGCGTTCATGGGAGGCTCGCGGTCGGGTGTCGGAAATGCGGATCGCCGGCCTGTGGTGGCCGGTGCGCCGTCGTGGTGGAGGTCGGCAAGCATAGTGCCGGGGTGGCGGGCGCACAAGACACCGATGGTACCGGGCCGGGGGGTGGGGTGACGGGGCGTTGGGGAAAAACCGCCGTCCCGCCCGTGCTTGGCCACGGGCGGGACGGCGGTCTGGGTGGCATCAGGCCCGCCGAGGAGCGCGGCGCGGCGGAAAGCCGCCCTGGTTTTCACGCGGACGGGCTTCGTTGACGCGCACGTTGCGGCCCTTGAGCGGGGCGCCGTCGAGTTGCTTGATGGCTTCCTCGCCGCTGGCGCGGTCGGGCATCTCCACGAAGCCGAAGCCCTTGGAGCGTCCGGTGAGTTTATCCATCACCACGTTGGCGGAACTGACCTCGCCGAATTGCTCGAAAGCCTCGCGCAATTCCTCGCTGCTGAGCTGGTATGACAAATTGCCGACATAGATATTCATCATCTGAAAAACACCGTGCAGAACGCTGTGCCATCCTCATTAAATCCATCAGCTGCTCAACGAATGGCACGGAGATCAAGAACTGATGATCGGTCCCCCGCCTGGGGACCAGATTGTCGGCCTCATACCCTTGGGAACACGAGGCGATGAAATCCCCTTCCGGGGGTTCCTAAACCACTTAGCTTTCAAGGTTAAAACGGCGATGTCAATACTTTTGTGACGGCGGCGGCGCGGATTCAAATTTGGCTTTCCAATAAGCCGCGCAGCCGGGTCAGGTCCGGTAAACCGGGCCGCGCTCCCAAGCGTTCGCAGCACAACGCCCCTGTCGCGCTGGCGTAGCGCAGCAAGCCCGGCCAATCCAATCCCGCCGCCAATCCCGCCGCGAAGCCACCATGGAAGGCGTCGCCCGCGCCGGTGGTGTCCACCGGCTCGACCCGGAACGCGGGTAGCGCCCCGGATTCGCCCTCTTTGCGCCAGATCAGGCCGCGTTCGCCCAGGGTGATGACCACGGCGGGCGAGCGTTCGGCCAGCGCGGCCAAGGCGCGTCGCGGATCGTCCTCCCCCAGCCATTGCCGGGCGAATTTCTCGGAACAAACGAGGTAATCGACCGCAGACATCAGCGCCTCGGTCCCCCGGTGCAGCGAACCCGCGTCCAGCACGCTGGGAATCTTGCGGGCGAGGAGCGGGGCGGATAGCTCGGGTTCGTGGCCGTCGAACAGCACGACCTTGGGCGCGATGGTGGAAAAATCGATGGTGTCGGCGGGCAGCGGGCGGGTATCGCCCTTGTAGTTGACCAGGGCGCGGCGACCATCCGGCTTCACCAAGACGGTCGAGAGCGGCGTCGGCGCAGTGCCCCGCGCGATCCAGCCGGTTGCGACGCCCTCGCGCAGCAATTCGGCGTGATGCAGTTCGCCATGGGCGTCCAGGCCCAGATAGCCCGCGAAAGCCGCCCGGTACCCGAGCCGCGCCACGGTAACGGCGGCATTGGCGGCGGGCCCGCCGCCGCAGGCGATCAGGCTGTCGGCGAAGATTTTTTCGTCGGCTTCCGGGTGGCGCGGCACCGCGAACACCAGGTCGTAGGACGCATGTCCCACGCAAAGCACATCGATAGGGGAGGCGGGGGTGGTCATGGGGATTCGGGGCGGGAAGGCGGTGGGGGCTTATTCCTCCAAGCCCACGAATTGCCAGAGGCGCTCGACCGCGGAGGGTTCGGCCAAATCCTTGGCCTGGCCGGGGACGCCCTGGGCATAATTGAGGCTGTAGACCCTGGCGGCATCGTCGGCCAGATCGTTCTGGCCCAGTTTGCGGTAGGCTTCCTCCAGGGTGCGCAGGGCCAGGGGTACGGCCTGGGTACGTTGGTATTTGCGGATGACTTCGATGCAGCGCCGCGCGGCGGCGAGATAGGCTTCCCGGCGCATGTAGAAATCGGCCACATGGATTTCATACATCGCGAGGTTGTTGCGTAGGGAAACGACGCGCTGTCCGGCGTCCTCGGCATAGCGGCTATTCGGGAAGCGCCGGAGCAATTCCTCGAATTCCTTGTAGGCGTCGAGGGCCGAGCCGGGATCGCGCTGCGAGGAGTCGGTGGGGAGAAAACGGTCGATAAAGCCGATGCCTCGGTTATAATTCACCAATCCCTTGAGGTAATAAGCGTAATCGACGTTGGGATGGGTCGGGTTCAGCTTGATGAAACGGTCCGTCGCGGCGATGGCGGAGTCCGGTTCGTCGTTCTTGTAGTAGGCGTAGGCCACGTCGAGCTGGGCTTGGGTCGCGTATTTCCCGAAGGGGTAGCGGGCCTCTAGCTTCTCGTAGAGCTTCACCGCCTTGTCGTAGCGCTTCTCAAGCAGATTCTGCTTGGCTTCGGTATAGAACTTTTCGGCGGTCCAATCGGCGTATTCGTCGGGCTCCTCCTTATTATTCTTACCGAACCAAGAACAGCCACCCAATAGCAGGGATAGGGCCAAAACCCAGCCGACCCAGCGTTTTCCGCGCGAAATATCCGAATAATTCAACATGGCCGTAACGATAGACGTAACGGTCGCAGTATACCCCGAATTCCCGAGTCCATAAAAGTGAACCCCTTCCAAACCCTCACCGCCGAAATTCCCGTGGCCTTGGCCGGATTGCGGCTCGATCAAGCCCTGAGCGAAATATTCCCCGATTTTTCCAGGGGCCGCTTGCAAACCTGGATCAAAAGCGGCGCGGCCAAGGTGGACGGCGCGGTGTTGCCGCCCAAGCACCGTATCCTGGGCGGGGAATATGTGGTCCTCCAGGCCGAGGTGGAGCCGGACACCGCCGTGGTGGGCCAGGATATCCCGCTGGAGATTGTCCACGAGGACGATGACATCTTGATTATCGACAAGCCCGCCGGCCTGGTGGTGCATCCGGCGGCGGGCCATAGCGACGGCACTTTGCAGAACGCCCTGCTGCACCACGCCCCGGAACTGGCCGGAATACCCCGCTGCGGCATCGTCCACCGCATCGACAAGGACACCAGCGGACTCTTAATGGTGGCGAAAACCCTGGCCGCCCATAACGCCCTGGTCGGACAACTCCAGGAACACAGCGTCCAGCGCGAATATCTGGCCCTGGCGCAAGGGGCGATGACGGCGGGCGGCACCGTGGACGCGCCGATAGGCCGCCATCCCCGCGACCGCAAACGCTACGCCGTCCGCAACGACGGCAAGCCCGCCGTGACCCATTACCGGGTGGCCGAGCGTTTCCCCCGCCATACCTTGCTGCGGGTGCAATTGGAAACCGGCCGTACCCATCAAATCCGCGTCCACATGAGCCACATCGATTACCCGCTGGTCGGTGATCCGGTCTATGGCGGGCGTCCCCGGTTGCCGCCGGGGGCCGGTCCGCATTTGATCGCCTGTCTGCAAGAGTTCAAGCGCCAAGCCCTGCACGCCGAAATCCTGGGCATCGTCCATCCCGCGACCGGGGAGTATTGCGAATGGCAGTCGCCGCTGCCCGATGATTTCGCCGGGCTGCTCGACGTGTTGAGGGCGGGCTGATGGCGGTGCGCTGGATCACGCCCGACTGGCCCGCGCCGCCCGGTGTCCGCGCCGCCAGTAGCTTGCGGGCCGGCGGCGTCAGCGTGGCGGCTTATGCCAGCCTCAACCTCGGGACGCATGTGGGCGACGAACCCGCCCATGTCGCCGAGAACCGCCGCCGCTGGGCCGCCGCCTTGGATTTGCCCGCCGAGCCGGTCTGGCTCAGCCAGGTCCACGGCATCCGCGTGGTGCGGGCCGACGCTCCCGATAGCTTTACCGCCGATGCCGCTTACACCCAGGCGGCGGGCGTGGTCTGCGCGGTGATGACCGCCGATTGCCTGCCGGTGCTGCTGTGTTCCCGCGATGGCGGCACCGTCGCCGCCGCCCATGCTGGTTGGAAAGGCTTGCTGGGCGGGGTGATCGAGGCCACGGTCGCGGCCATCGGCGGTCGCGACCTGATGGCCTGGCTCGGCCCCGCTATCGGTCCCCAAGCCTTCGAGGTCGGCGCCGAGGTCCGCGCCGCCTTCCTGGCCCAGGACGCCGGGTTCGCCACGGGGTTCCGCCCGCTGGGCGCGGGCCAGTGGCGGGCCGATCTTTACCAACTCGCCCGCGTGGTCCTCGACCGGCTCGATATTACCGACATCCACGGCGGCGGCTGGTGTACCCACGGCCACCCCGACGATTTTTTCTCCTACCGGCGCGACCGCGAGACGGGCCGCATGGCCACCTTGATCTGGCGCGAATAATCCCCCATGACCTTGTTTCTCTGGATCGTCCTCTTCACCTTGATCGGCGGTGTGTTGAGCGTCGCCGCCGCCGCCTTGTTCCTGTTGATTCCCGAGCGCCACCATCCGCGCATCCTGCCCCATGGTGTGAGTTTCGCGCTGGGGGCGTTGCTGAGCGTGGCCTTCCTCGACCTGTTGCCCGATGCCTTGCGCGAAGTGGGCGCGGGCGGGGGCGATACCGTGATGGCGACCGTGCTGGCCGGTATCCTGGGCTTTTTCCTGTTGGAAAAGCTGCTGCTGTGGCGGCATTGCCATTCCGACCATTGCGAAACCCACGCCGAGGAGCATTTCCACCAGCCGGCCGGCACCTTGATCGTGGTGGGCGACGGCATCCATAACTTCGTGGATGGCGTGCTGATCGCGGCGGCGTTCCTCACCGATATCCAGTTGGGGGTGGTCACCAGCCTGGCGGTGGCGGCGCACGAGATTCCCCAGGAACTCGGCGATTTCGCCATCCTGCTGCAAAGCGGCTATGGTCGCGCCAAGGCTTTGCTCTATAACCTGCTGTCCAGCCTCGCGACCTTGGTGGGCGGAGTGCTGGCCTATTTCGGGCTGGAGCATTTGCACGGGGCCTTGCCCTATATCCTGGCCTTGGCGGCGTCGAGTTTCGTCTATATCGCGGTGGCGGATTTGATTCCCAGCCTGCACCGGCGCACCACGGCGCGGGAGGCGTTCCAGCAGGTCGGTTTGATCGCCCTGGGAATCATCGTGATCTATTGGGTCCATGCCCGGACTGGCGCGGACCTTGGACCGCCGGTGGCGGCGGGGAGCGGTGCGTATTCGGGCGCGGTGCCTTGATTTTGCCGGGGAGGCGGGTGGAATGCTGGTGCAGGTGATTTACGCGAGCCGGGCCATAAGGCCGTTTTCGGACCGGGATTTGGTGTTGTTGTTGCGGAAATCCCGCGACCGCAACCGGCGGCATGGCATCACCGGGATGCTGGTCTACCAGGAACCCATCTTCCTCCAGGTCTTGGAGGGCGAGGCCGGGGAGCTGGAGCCGGTCTGGCGCGATATCGCCGCCGACCCCCGCCATGGGCAGATCGTCGAACTGCGTTCCGGGCCGGTGGAGTCCAGGGACTACGGGGAATGGTCGATGGGCTTTTTCAATGCTTCTTGGAATGGCTGCGCGGCGCTGGCCGGTTATACCCGGTTCCTGGACCTCGATTTCTCGCCGGAAGGCTTCGCCATGGCCCCCGAGCGGGCGATAGCGTTCATGCGTTGGATCAGGGATGCCGGTATGGGTTTATGACCCGGCCATCGTTTCGATGCCATGGGTCGCTGGCGGGAATCTGGTTGGGGGCGGGAAAAAAGAAGGTAAGGGCATAGATTGGGGGGGAAGCCCCTACCTTCTGGGGAACCTGCGGGCGGAGCGTAAACTCCGGGCGCTAGCGCCGATAGGTGGGTTAAGTCATTGATCGCGACTTCCGGTCGATCCGGTGCGACAATCATCAATTCGGATCACAGTCAAGTTTGCGCGGTGGAAATTAAATCATTCCGTCCAATTCCAGGAAAATACGTAAAACTACGATGCGCCGGGCGTCATGATTACCCCGGTTTATTCCTCAAACTTGGGTTTTTCGACCGGCATTTTGCTCAGCTTGTCCAAATCCCAAATCTTGGCGCTATCCCAACTGATCGAAACCGCCCGTCCCTTGCCTGAACAGGCCAGTTGCTCGACCGGGCCTTCGTGGGCCGCGATCCGTCCCAGCGCCGTGGGGAGCTTGGTATCCCACAGGTATAGGCTACCCGTGCGGGTGCCGACCAGGATCCAGCCCTTCTTGATATCCCGGCAAAACGCCAGCGCATCGCCGTCGTGGTCTTGCAAGGTGGCGATCCACGCCCCGGTCCGCACATCCCATAATTCCAGCACCGGCCCCTCGGCATAACCGGCCACCCGGCCATCCTGGCTCAGGCCCAACAAGGTCCGGTCGGTCTTCATCACGGCTTGGCGGACCAGTTCCAGGGTGGCGGGTTCCCAGAACCAGATTTCCCGGCCCGCCGCCGTCACCATCAGGGTGTGGCTCTTGTCCATGCGGGTGAAGGCCAAGGCGCTGGCCCCCTCGTGGGTGGCGCGGAGGAATTTGCCGGTGAGGGGTTCCCAGATGCCGAGCGGGCCATGGGCCAGCCAGCCCAGGGTTTGGGCGCGGGGTTCGAAGGCCAGGGTTTGGGCGTCGAAGCCGTCGATCAGGTGTTCCCCCACCAAGCCGCCGCTCTGGCGGTCCCAGACCAGCATATTGCCGTTCTCGGCACCGGACAGCCCCGCCGCGACCCAGCTGCCATCGGGCGCGTAGGCCAGGGCCGTGATGGCGTCCCCGCCCTTGATCGCGAAGCTTCCTTCTTCCAAGGGCAGGCGCGTCCCGGTATTGGCGTCCCACAGGTGCGGTTCCTTGCCACCCAGGGCCAGCAGGGTCTTGCCGTCGGAGGAGAACACCGGCAGGGCGACGCTGGCCCGTTCCTCCAAATGGCCTTGCGCCAACCGCGCCACCAATCCCAAACCGTGCTGCAATTCGTCCAGCGCGGCGATGGCGTCGGTTTCATGGGCGCAGGATTGGCAATCGCGCAGAAATTCGAGGTAGCCCTCGATGGTGTTGTGCTTCTTGGCTTGGTGCCAAGTGGCGCCGCCTTCCCCGGATTCGC includes:
- a CDS encoding carbohydrate kinase family protein → MTTPASPIDVLCVGHASYDLVFAVPRHPEADEKIFADSLIACGGGPAANAAVTVARLGYRAAFAGYLGLDAHGELHHAELLREGVATGWIARGTAPTPLSTVLVKPDGRRALVNYKGDTRPLPADTIDFSTIAPKVVLFDGHEPELSAPLLARKIPSVLDAGSLHRGTEALMSAVDYLVCSEKFARQWLGEDDPRRALAALAERSPAVVITLGERGLIWRKEGESGALPAFRVEPVDTTGAGDAFHGGFAAGLAAGLDWPGLLRYASATGALCCERLGARPGLPDLTRLRGLLESQI
- a CDS encoding WD40 repeat domain-containing protein, giving the protein MNALLSYIEKLLVGIFVLGFLALIAIGVLRYREGESGEGGATWHQAKKHNTIEGYLEFLRDCQSCAHETDAIAALDELQHGLGLVARLAQGHLEERASVALPVFSSDGKTLLALGGKEPHLWDANTGTRLPLEEGSFAIKGGDAITALAYAPDGSWVAAGLSGAENGNMLVWDRQSGGLVGEHLIDGFDAQTLAFEPRAQTLGWLAHGPLGIWEPLTGKFLRATHEGASALAFTRMDKSHTLMVTAAGREIWFWEPATLELVRQAVMKTDRTLLGLSQDGRVAGYAEGPVLELWDVRTGAWIATLQDHDGDALAFCRDIKKGWILVGTRTGSLYLWDTKLPTALGRIAAHEGPVEQLACSGKGRAVSISWDSAKIWDLDKLSKMPVEKPKFEE
- the mltB gene encoding lytic murein transglycosylase B codes for the protein MNAPSFVHALTLISGLLCLGGCASNPPAPVHRAPDPYSRAPDPAPAEPQTESEYPTPVGAYHARYLTGDYAGYPALENFIERMVAHHGYGREYLYGLFSQARRKQWTLDYLSREPKPGAKPKPGSWTRYRGQFLDEKHISTGAAFWAQHAGALRRASAQYGVSPEHIMGIMGVETIYGGNIGNHRIIDALTTLAFDYPRRGDYFAEELENFLVMTRQEGMDPSRPVGSYAGAMGLGQFMPSSFLRYAVDFDGDGRRDLWDPEDAIGSIANYFAGHGWKAGEPVTAPASVGGPGAEGLECGFDKVYPLSTLAGYGIYPSLDYPVEKARLLRLKAVDGDEYWLGYDNFYVITRYNHSTNYAMAVHQLAQAVKQRYSKLASR
- a CDS encoding outer membrane protein assembly factor BamD yields the protein MLNYSDISRGKRWVGWVLALSLLLGGCSWFGKNNKEEPDEYADWTAEKFYTEAKQNLLEKRYDKAVKLYEKLEARYPFGKYATQAQLDVAYAYYKNDEPDSAIAATDRFIKLNPTHPNVDYAYYLKGLVNYNRGIGFIDRFLPTDSSQRDPGSALDAYKEFEELLRRFPNSRYAEDAGQRVVSLRNNLAMYEIHVADFYMRREAYLAAARRCIEVIRKYQRTQAVPLALRTLEEAYRKLGQNDLADDAARVYSLNYAQGVPGQAKDLAEPSAVERLWQFVGLEE
- a CDS encoding ZIP family metal transporter, producing MTLFLWIVLFTLIGGVLSVAAAALFLLIPERHHPRILPHGVSFALGALLSVAFLDLLPDALREVGAGGGDTVMATVLAGILGFFLLEKLLLWRHCHSDHCETHAEEHFHQPAGTLIVVGDGIHNFVDGVLIAAAFLTDIQLGVVTSLAVAAHEIPQELGDFAILLQSGYGRAKALLYNLLSSLATLVGGVLAYFGLEHLHGALPYILALAASSFVYIAVADLIPSLHRRTTAREAFQQVGLIALGIIVIYWVHARTGADLGPPVAAGSGAYSGAVP
- the pgeF gene encoding peptidoglycan editing factor PgeF, yielding MAVRWITPDWPAPPGVRAASSLRAGGVSVAAYASLNLGTHVGDEPAHVAENRRRWAAALDLPAEPVWLSQVHGIRVVRADAPDSFTADAAYTQAAGVVCAVMTADCLPVLLCSRDGGTVAAAHAGWKGLLGGVIEATVAAIGGRDLMAWLGPAIGPQAFEVGAEVRAAFLAQDAGFATGFRPLGAGQWRADLYQLARVVLDRLDITDIHGGGWCTHGHPDDFFSYRRDRETGRMATLIWRE
- the rluD gene encoding 23S rRNA pseudouridine(1911/1915/1917) synthase RluD — translated: MNPFQTLTAEIPVALAGLRLDQALSEIFPDFSRGRLQTWIKSGAAKVDGAVLPPKHRILGGEYVVLQAEVEPDTAVVGQDIPLEIVHEDDDILIIDKPAGLVVHPAAGHSDGTLQNALLHHAPELAGIPRCGIVHRIDKDTSGLLMVAKTLAAHNALVGQLQEHSVQREYLALAQGAMTAGGTVDAPIGRHPRDRKRYAVRNDGKPAVTHYRVAERFPRHTLLRVQLETGRTHQIRVHMSHIDYPLVGDPVYGGRPRLPPGAGPHLIACLQEFKRQALHAEILGIVHPATGEYCEWQSPLPDDFAGLLDVLRAG
- a CDS encoding BLUF domain-containing protein, yielding MQVIYASRAIRPFSDRDLVLLLRKSRDRNRRHGITGMLVYQEPIFLQVLEGEAGELEPVWRDIAADPRHGQIVELRSGPVESRDYGEWSMGFFNASWNGCAALAGYTRFLDLDFSPEGFAMAPERAIAFMRWIRDAGMGL
- a CDS encoding RNA recognition motif domain-containing protein, which gives rise to MMNIYVGNLSYQLSSEELREAFEQFGEVSSANVVMDKLTGRSKGFGFVEMPDRASGEEAIKQLDGAPLKGRNVRVNEARPRENQGGFPPRRAPRRA